From a region of the Flavobacterium branchiarum genome:
- a CDS encoding mechanosensitive ion channel family protein: MNKRVIILLFIPLFLVFQISFAQKVKGKLEKQHVQVNKVDSVSVINLKGYPVTPFKDTLFYVYNKVGSFSAESRAQAISDRIVKLYQDTFFVPDSLKIIHSDISLDIIYRKDFVLMAILDADAKSENMSVTAIAERNLAAIKKAIVFENENNSLLPKRLGFTALLILILGLVLILVGRLFNKARLYLSRNKAKYFTGFKYNGINIFSPHKQLFLAMRLIGAIKIFVLILIVYLSLPILFSIFPGTEKYTTVLLHWVLKPARLVAVKFVAFLPNLFTIIVIVLIFKYVLKVIRFFVDEINKGNIKINGFYSDWAKPTFNIIRFLMYAFMLVVIFPYLPGSDSPVFKGVSVFVGILFSLGSSNAIANMVAGLVITYMRPFKIGDFIKIGDVSGEVIEKTALVTRMRTPKFEDITIPNATVLSSTSINYSANTKEDAKGLIVHSTVTIGYDVPWPTVHKALINAALKTDFIENTPVPFVLQTGLDDFYVCYEINAYTKEPQRQPAIYSSLHQNIQDSFNEAGIEIMSPHYKALRDGNKTTIPEEYLDNKYEAPAFNIKKKL, translated from the coding sequence ATGAATAAGAGAGTAATTATTTTATTGTTTATTCCTTTGTTTTTGGTTTTTCAAATTAGTTTTGCTCAAAAAGTAAAAGGTAAACTTGAGAAACAACATGTTCAGGTTAATAAAGTTGATTCTGTTTCTGTTATTAATTTAAAAGGATATCCGGTTACTCCTTTTAAAGACACTCTTTTTTATGTTTATAATAAAGTAGGTTCATTTTCTGCCGAAAGTAGAGCTCAGGCTATTTCGGATAGAATTGTAAAACTCTATCAAGATACTTTTTTTGTACCCGATTCTCTTAAAATTATTCATTCAGATATAAGTTTGGATATTATTTATAGAAAAGACTTTGTGTTAATGGCAATTTTAGATGCCGATGCAAAATCAGAAAATATGTCTGTCACTGCTATTGCTGAACGTAATCTTGCCGCAATAAAAAAAGCTATTGTTTTTGAGAATGAGAATAATTCCTTGCTACCAAAACGATTGGGATTCACTGCTTTATTAATACTGATTCTTGGTCTTGTCTTGATTTTAGTAGGGAGACTTTTTAATAAAGCAAGGCTGTATTTATCTAGAAATAAAGCAAAATATTTTACTGGGTTTAAGTACAATGGGATTAATATATTCAGTCCACATAAGCAACTTTTTTTAGCAATGCGACTAATTGGGGCTATAAAGATTTTTGTATTGATACTAATCGTTTATTTATCCTTACCAATTCTTTTTAGCATTTTTCCTGGTACCGAAAAATATACAACAGTTTTACTACATTGGGTTCTAAAGCCAGCAAGATTGGTGGCGGTAAAGTTTGTGGCATTCCTGCCTAATTTGTTTACAATAATCGTAATTGTGCTTATTTTTAAATATGTTTTAAAAGTAATCAGATTCTTTGTAGATGAGATTAATAAAGGAAATATTAAAATAAATGGTTTTTATAGCGATTGGGCAAAGCCTACGTTTAATATTATACGTTTCTTAATGTATGCTTTTATGTTAGTTGTTATTTTTCCGTATTTACCTGGTTCAGATTCACCTGTTTTTAAAGGAGTTTCTGTTTTTGTAGGGATTCTATTTTCATTAGGATCATCAAATGCAATTGCCAATATGGTTGCTGGGTTGGTTATTACTTACATGCGACCTTTTAAGATAGGCGATTTTATAAAAATAGGCGATGTGAGTGGGGAAGTAATTGAGAAAACGGCTTTAGTGACGCGTATGCGAACACCAAAATTTGAAGATATTACAATACCCAACGCAACTGTTTTATCGAGTACATCGATTAATTATTCGGCCAATACAAAAGAAGATGCTAAAGGGTTAATTGTTCATTCTACTGTTACTATTGGATATGATGTGCCATGGCCAACAGTACATAAAGCGTTAATTAATGCTGCGTTAAAAACAGATTTTATAGAAAACACTCCAGTTCCTTTTGTTTTGCAAACGGGTTTGGATGATTTTTATGTTTGTTATGAAATAAATGCATATACCAAAGAACCTCAAAGACAGCCAGCTATTTATTCTTCATTGCATCAAAATATTCAGGATAGTTTTAATGAGGCAGGTATCGAAATAATGTCTCCACATTATAAGGCGCTTCGTGATGGGAATAAAACAACTATTCCTGAAGAATATCTGGATAATAAGTATGAAGCTCCTGCGTTTAATATTAAAAAGAAGTTATAA
- a CDS encoding oligosaccharide flippase family protein codes for MGIVLNQSFKNTIITYIGFGIGAINTLYLYPIYLGATYYALTNYILSAANVIMPLFAIGMQNTLVKFYSQYKTEEEREQFLSFTALFPVLMCIPLGIIGFLFFDDITAFVSKKNPVVKEFILLIPFIGICMAYFEIFYAWARVHMHSVFGNFIKEVGLRLFSSFALVGLYFNWITLIQFVYITAAIYFLAFIVTMFYAFSIKKPNFQITIPENVKSVMEYTFFIILSGSVANLLLDGDKLMLNQYMKIENIAYYSVATYIALVISVPSRAMHQIVYPITAKLMHDEKHDELNELYKKTSINLQVVGGFVMLCIFVNINQLYELVPEEYSGGIAVVFMIGLSKYFDLILGNNNAIIFNTKYYRMVLYLGLLLVFLTVVLNMIFIPIYGIKGSAFATLLSITLYSLAKLLFVVKRLHLYPFTNQTVYSIVLTFALFLLFYFWEFPFYPLIGIALKSVLVTIVYVYLNYKFAISKEINQVINKFLNKLGVKI; via the coding sequence ATGGGCATAGTCTTAAATCAGTCTTTCAAAAATACTATCATAACATATATTGGTTTTGGTATTGGTGCTATAAATACGCTTTATTTGTATCCAATTTATCTAGGCGCAACATACTATGCTTTAACAAATTATATCCTTTCAGCAGCAAATGTAATTATGCCTTTGTTTGCAATAGGAATGCAAAATACATTAGTTAAATTTTATTCCCAATATAAGACGGAAGAAGAGCGGGAGCAGTTTTTATCCTTTACCGCTTTATTTCCAGTATTAATGTGTATTCCCCTTGGGATAATAGGTTTTTTATTTTTTGATGACATTACTGCTTTTGTATCAAAGAAAAACCCAGTAGTAAAAGAGTTTATCTTATTGATTCCTTTTATCGGAATTTGTATGGCTTACTTCGAAATATTCTATGCTTGGGCTAGAGTGCACATGCATTCTGTTTTTGGCAATTTCATCAAAGAAGTAGGGCTGAGATTGTTTTCTTCTTTTGCGTTGGTAGGATTGTATTTTAATTGGATCACATTAATTCAATTTGTGTATATAACTGCAGCAATTTATTTTCTAGCTTTTATTGTGACGATGTTTTATGCTTTTAGTATTAAAAAGCCGAATTTTCAGATTACAATACCAGAAAATGTAAAAAGTGTAATGGAGTATACTTTTTTTATTATTCTGTCAGGAAGTGTCGCTAATTTACTTTTAGATGGAGATAAGCTTATGCTTAATCAATACATGAAGATTGAAAATATAGCCTATTATTCAGTAGCGACATATATTGCGTTAGTAATTTCAGTTCCGAGTCGTGCAATGCATCAAATTGTATATCCTATTACTGCTAAGTTAATGCATGATGAGAAACATGATGAATTAAATGAGTTGTATAAAAAAACATCGATTAACCTACAGGTAGTTGGTGGATTTGTAATGCTTTGCATTTTTGTAAATATTAATCAATTGTATGAATTGGTTCCAGAGGAATATAGCGGAGGAATTGCTGTTGTATTCATGATCGGATTGTCTAAGTATTTTGATCTTATTCTAGGAAATAATAATGCTATTATCTTTAATACTAAATACTACCGAATGGTATTGTATTTAGGTTTGCTTTTAGTTTTTCTGACAGTAGTTTTAAATATGATTTTTATTCCTATATACGGAATCAAAGGTTCTGCATTTGCAACTTTATTGTCCATTACATTATATAGTTTAGCTAAATTACTTTTTGTGGTTAAACGTTTGCATTTGTATCCATTTACGAATCAAACAGTGTATTCAATTGTACTTACTTTTGCATTGTTTCTGTTGTTCTATTTTTGGGAATTCCCTTTTTATCCACTTATAGGCATTGCTTTAAAATCAGTTTTGGTTACAATAGTGTACGTGTATTTAAACTATAAATTCGCTATTTCTAAAGAAATAAACCAAGTGATAAATAAATTCTTAAACAAATTAGGAGTTAAAATTTAG
- a CDS encoding glycosyltransferase family 4 protein: protein MEQKKLLIITYYFPPAGGPGVQRWLKFVKYLPEFGVQPIVYVPENPTYPIVDEGLVKEVSDQVIVIKNKIIEPYQLASFFSKNKTKKIASGIFPNKKKQSFLDKVFLWVRGNLFIPDARVLWVKPSVSFLEKYIVENNIDTIVTSGPPHSLHLIGLELKEKLDIKWFADFRDPWTTIGYHKSLRLSSYAAKKHKKLEHQVLNAADTILVTSKTTKAEFQEITSKPIEVITNGYDVENVEKQTLDAKFTLAHIGSFLSERNPLFLWECLVELLQEIPEFKQHLEIKLIGAVSQEVLDTITKYKLDNYLNYLGYVSHTEAIAHQKKSQVLLLIEINSEDTKSIIPGKLFEYMVSNRPIIAIGPKGSDFSDIITQTNTGVFFDYSEKMKLKSVILDFYNQFLEGKLQANGVGLQQYSRKNLTKQLAQLIK from the coding sequence TTGGAACAAAAGAAACTTTTAATAATTACCTATTATTTTCCACCAGCGGGAGGGCCAGGTGTGCAGCGCTGGTTAAAATTTGTAAAGTATTTACCCGAATTTGGTGTTCAACCAATTGTATATGTGCCAGAGAATCCAACTTATCCAATCGTTGACGAAGGATTAGTAAAAGAAGTTTCGGATCAGGTAATTGTTATCAAGAATAAAATTATTGAGCCGTATCAATTGGCTTCGTTTTTTTCTAAAAATAAAACGAAGAAAATAGCTTCTGGAATTTTCCCAAATAAAAAGAAACAATCATTTCTTGATAAAGTATTTCTTTGGGTTCGAGGTAATTTATTTATTCCCGATGCACGTGTTTTATGGGTAAAGCCATCAGTTTCATTTTTAGAGAAATATATTGTCGAGAATAATATCGATACGATTGTAACTTCTGGGCCACCACATAGTTTGCATCTTATTGGTTTGGAATTAAAAGAAAAGTTAGACATAAAATGGTTTGCTGATTTTCGTGACCCATGGACTACGATTGGATATCATAAATCTTTGCGTTTGTCTAGTTATGCAGCTAAAAAGCATAAAAAATTAGAACATCAGGTTTTAAATGCTGCCGATACAATTCTTGTTACAAGTAAAACAACAAAAGCAGAGTTTCAGGAAATAACTTCAAAACCCATTGAGGTTATTACAAATGGCTACGATGTTGAAAATGTTGAGAAACAAACTTTAGATGCCAAGTTTACATTGGCTCATATTGGGTCGTTCTTGTCAGAAAGGAATCCGCTCTTTTTATGGGAATGCTTGGTTGAATTGTTGCAAGAAATTCCAGAATTCAAACAACATTTAGAAATTAAACTAATAGGAGCAGTTAGTCAAGAAGTATTAGACACAATAACTAAATACAAACTAGATAATTATCTGAATTATTTAGGTTATGTTTCGCATACGGAAGCGATAGCGCACCAGAAAAAATCGCAGGTTTTATTGTTAATCGAAATCAATTCAGAAGATACTAAGAGTATTATTCCTGGTAAATTGTTCGAATACATGGTTTCTAATAGACCAATAATTGCAATTGGCCCCAAAGGGTCTGACTTCTCAGATATCATAACTCAAACCAATACAGGGGTGTTTTTTGACTATTCTGAAAAAATGAAATTAAAAAGTGTAATTTTGGATTTTTATAATCAATTTTTAGAAGGCAAACTACAAGCAAACGGAGTAGGATTGCAACAATATTCTAGAAAAAACCTAACAAAGCAGTTAGCACAATTGATTAAATAA
- a CDS encoding nucleotidyltransferase, giving the protein MNEQIISIWKYFHEFNVRYIIIGGFAVNVYGYNRNTGDLDVYLEDTLENRKNLKKAFVAIGIGNFESIETMQFVPGWTDFTLNYGLRLDIMTTVKGLENQSFDSLLEVATIVSIEKIPVNFIDYDNLIVSKKAANRLKDLLDIEELDKLNSKDDF; this is encoded by the coding sequence ATGAACGAGCAAATTATTTCAATTTGGAAGTATTTTCATGAATTTAATGTTAGGTATATTATTATTGGAGGTTTTGCAGTAAACGTTTATGGATATAATCGAAATACAGGGGATTTAGATGTTTATCTTGAGGATACTTTAGAAAACAGAAAGAATCTTAAGAAAGCTTTCGTAGCTATTGGTATAGGAAATTTTGAATCTATAGAAACAATGCAGTTTGTTCCAGGATGGACAGATTTTACATTAAATTATGGTCTAAGACTTGATATTATGACCACAGTAAAAGGATTAGAAAATCAATCTTTTGACTCTCTTTTAGAAGTTGCTACAATTGTCTCTATCGAAAAAATTCCAGTTAATTTTATTGATTACGATAATCTGATTGTATCTAAGAAAGCTGCTAACAGATTAAAAGATCTTTTAGATATAGAAGAGCTTGATAAATTAAATAGCAAAGATGATTTTTAA
- a CDS encoding YfhO family protein, which produces MKLINKLYPHALVILGFVLVSLIYFYPVLQGKQIFQSDIAQYTGMAKEQNDFRATEHSEPYWTNSAFGGMPTYQLGANYPHDYVGQLDDALRFLPRPADYLFLYFLGFYGLLLVLKIDPLKAFIGALAFGFSTYLIIILGVGHNAKAHAIAYMPLVIAGFILVFQKKYILGGLLTMFAVALEINANHFQMTYYLLIFLLILSGYFAFNFIKEKEYKSLLVSLGVLAVAGIFGLGANATNLMATTEYAKFSIRDKSELTFNPDGSKNLTTASMTTDYITEYSYGIAESFNLIAPRLFGGSSHEPVGTDSRMYEFMLEQGVPEGQAQDFVSAMPTYWGDQPIVSAPAYIGAVVFFLAILALFIDDRKIKYVFFSGAMVALVLSWGKNLPIVTDFFIHYVPLYDKFRAVSSIQVILELCFPVLAIMGLQSFFKLKEIDPKLQQKGLVQTGVFSIGVILILVLCKGMFNFSGASDSYFLESYGPDFVDALKDDRKSLYSADLLRSGFFIVVTFGVLWLFIKNKFAQNTALIIVGLLMIFDLFFIDKKYVSAKDFVSPVQIAAPFQETPTNTQILKDTSVYRVFDVQGQLQGRTSYFHKAIGGYSAVRPRRMQQLFDYQISKNNLEVLNMLNVKYVIQVNKEGQEFPTINPDANGNAWFVRDVKLVNTADAEMKTLEHLDTKNVAVFNIHDHGSKFKSARLKKKWDPNGTIKLDIYKPNYLKYTSENLNDGLAVFSEIYYEKGWNAYIDGKLTDHFPVDYVLRALEVPGGKHTIEFKFEPEVVKTGSMIALFSSIGMLILLIGGIYFERKKSISVK; this is translated from the coding sequence TTGAAACTAATAAATAAGCTTTATCCGCATGCCCTTGTTATATTGGGATTCGTACTCGTTTCTTTAATTTATTTTTATCCTGTATTACAAGGAAAACAGATTTTTCAATCGGATATTGCGCAATATACCGGAATGGCAAAGGAACAAAATGATTTCAGAGCAACTGAACATTCTGAACCTTATTGGACAAACTCGGCTTTTGGTGGGATGCCAACGTATCAATTAGGAGCTAATTATCCACATGATTATGTAGGGCAATTAGATGATGCTTTACGATTTTTACCTCGTCCAGCAGATTACCTATTTCTATATTTCTTAGGTTTTTATGGTTTACTATTGGTTCTAAAGATCGATCCGCTTAAAGCTTTTATAGGAGCATTGGCTTTCGGTTTTTCTACTTATTTAATTATTATATTAGGAGTTGGGCATAACGCCAAGGCACATGCTATTGCATATATGCCATTGGTTATCGCAGGATTTATACTCGTATTTCAGAAAAAATATATTCTCGGTGGGTTACTCACCATGTTTGCGGTTGCTTTAGAAATTAATGCAAACCACTTTCAAATGACCTATTATTTATTAATTTTCTTATTGATACTTTCAGGTTATTTTGCCTTTAATTTTATCAAAGAAAAAGAATATAAGTCACTTTTAGTCTCGCTTGGAGTTTTAGCCGTAGCTGGAATTTTTGGTTTAGGTGCGAACGCTACCAATTTGATGGCAACTACTGAATATGCAAAATTTAGTATTCGTGATAAAAGCGAATTGACTTTTAATCCAGACGGATCTAAAAATCTTACAACTGCTTCAATGACTACAGACTATATTACTGAATATAGTTATGGAATTGCTGAAAGCTTTAACTTAATTGCACCAAGGCTTTTTGGAGGTTCTAGTCACGAACCAGTGGGTACTGATAGTAGAATGTACGAATTTATGCTAGAGCAAGGAGTTCCAGAAGGACAAGCTCAAGATTTTGTTTCGGCAATGCCAACTTATTGGGGAGATCAACCTATTGTATCTGCGCCAGCTTATATTGGTGCTGTTGTTTTCTTCTTGGCAATTTTAGCTTTATTCATTGATGATAGAAAAATAAAATACGTCTTCTTCTCAGGAGCAATGGTAGCTTTGGTACTCTCTTGGGGTAAAAACCTTCCAATAGTAACCGATTTCTTTATTCATTATGTTCCATTATATGATAAATTTAGAGCTGTTTCTTCGATACAAGTAATCCTAGAACTTTGTTTTCCAGTTCTTGCAATTATGGGATTACAATCTTTCTTTAAATTAAAAGAAATAGATCCTAAGTTACAGCAAAAAGGATTAGTTCAAACAGGGGTGTTTAGTATCGGTGTTATATTAATATTGGTCTTGTGTAAAGGCATGTTTAATTTTTCAGGTGCAAGTGATAGTTATTTCTTAGAGAGCTACGGACCTGATTTTGTTGATGCGCTAAAAGATGATAGAAAAAGTTTATATTCTGCAGACTTGTTGCGTTCAGGATTTTTTATTGTAGTTACTTTTGGAGTTTTATGGCTGTTTATCAAGAATAAATTTGCTCAGAATACAGCACTTATTATAGTTGGACTTTTAATGATTTTTGATTTATTCTTTATCGATAAAAAATATGTTTCGGCTAAGGATTTTGTTAGCCCTGTGCAAATAGCAGCTCCTTTTCAGGAAACACCAACAAATACTCAAATATTAAAAGATACTTCTGTTTACCGTGTGTTTGATGTTCAAGGACAATTACAAGGAAGAACTTCTTATTTCCATAAAGCAATAGGAGGATATAGTGCTGTACGACCTAGAAGAATGCAACAGTTATTTGATTATCAGATTTCTAAAAATAATTTAGAAGTTCTTAATATGCTTAATGTTAAGTACGTTATTCAGGTTAATAAGGAAGGACAAGAATTCCCAACTATAAATCCTGATGCTAATGGTAATGCTTGGTTTGTTAGAGATGTGAAATTAGTTAATACAGCCGATGCTGAAATGAAAACTTTAGAGCATTTGGATACTAAAAATGTAGCAGTCTTTAATATTCATGATCATGGATCTAAATTTAAAAGTGCTCGTTTAAAGAAAAAATGGGATCCAAACGGAACGATTAAATTAGACATTTACAAACCAAATTATCTTAAATATACATCAGAAAACTTAAACGATGGTTTAGCAGTATTCTCTGAAATATATTATGAAAAAGGATGGAATGCTTATATCGATGGTAAACTTACAGATCATTTTCCAGTAGATTATGTTTTAAGAGCCCTTGAAGTTCCTGGAGGTAAACATACTATAGAATTTAAATTTGAGCCAGAAGTAGTTAAAACAGGTAGTATGATTGCACTTTTTAGTTCAATAGGTATGCTAATTCTTTTAATAGGAGGTATTTATTTTGAAAGAAAGAAATCGATTAGCGTTAAATAA
- a CDS encoding DUF4834 family protein, translating to MDILILKNGFAIFEKKYMIMQTASFSGLIKAIFYMIAFYYIFRFLAKLFLPLLMKKVVDKAGENFQRQQQQYTQQQQNNSWKKTRTNDEVLYDNVNAKNPRETKKVGDYVDYEEID from the coding sequence ATGGATATTTTAATTTTGAAGAATGGATTTGCTATTTTTGAAAAAAAATATATGATTATGCAAACAGCATCTTTTTCAGGTCTTATAAAAGCGATTTTTTACATGATTGCTTTTTATTACATTTTTAGATTCTTGGCAAAATTATTTTTACCTCTTTTAATGAAAAAAGTGGTAGATAAAGCAGGAGAGAATTTTCAAAGACAGCAGCAACAATATACACAGCAACAACAAAATAATTCTTGGAAAAAAACAAGAACAAATGATGAGGTGTTATATGATAATGTTAATGCAAAGAACCCGCGTGAAACCAAAAAAGTTGGTGATTACGTTGATTACGAAGAAATAGATTAG
- a CDS encoding transporter, with the protein MFKIRNLIISSVFLTPYLFFGQHTDVINSNRPGETMSAFSVGKSVIQAEIGVYGINEKHDLLDYKASGLGTDLTLRWGLFREQLELIADIQYQMEDYSTPFVSYKKNDFKQTVLGAKYLIYDPFKNYEKKINIYSWKGNQRFNWRQLVPAVSIFAGANFTFAGNPYSFTHKSSISPKIMLITQNHLGDGKWVFVTNIIADYITTDYPSYGYVVTLTRGFNDKWSGFVENQGYKSDFYSDCIVRGGAAYLLNKNMQIDASVSTNFKDTPSILYGGVGFSWRYDAKYKEVQMRFKDEKGKKNKKGKSSKNGKKSKKKEAEEDSIKIEQKRKSTFE; encoded by the coding sequence ATGTTCAAAATCAGAAACTTAATTATTTCCAGCGTTTTTTTAACCCCTTATCTTTTTTTCGGTCAACATACCGATGTTATCAATTCTAACCGACCAGGCGAAACTATGTCGGCTTTTTCAGTTGGTAAATCAGTCATTCAAGCCGAAATTGGGGTTTACGGAATTAACGAAAAACACGATTTATTAGATTATAAAGCAAGTGGTCTCGGAACTGACTTAACGCTTCGTTGGGGGCTTTTTCGTGAGCAATTAGAGCTTATTGCTGACATACAGTACCAAATGGAAGATTATTCTACTCCATTTGTCAGTTATAAGAAAAATGATTTTAAACAGACTGTATTAGGAGCAAAATACCTTATCTACGATCCGTTTAAAAACTATGAAAAAAAGATAAACATTTACAGTTGGAAAGGCAATCAAAGATTTAACTGGCGTCAATTAGTTCCAGCAGTTTCGATTTTTGCAGGAGCTAATTTTACTTTTGCTGGAAATCCCTATTCTTTTACACATAAGTCTAGTATTTCTCCAAAAATCATGTTGATTACTCAAAATCACTTGGGTGATGGAAAATGGGTATTTGTAACCAATATTATTGCCGATTACATTACTACCGACTATCCTAGTTATGGATACGTAGTTACACTTACTAGAGGTTTTAACGACAAATGGTCTGGTTTTGTAGAAAATCAAGGTTATAAGAGTGATTTTTACAGTGATTGCATCGTTAGAGGTGGTGCCGCTTACTTGCTAAACAAAAACATGCAAATCGATGCATCTGTGAGTACAAACTTTAAAGACACTCCTTCTATTTTATATGGTGGCGTTGGATTTTCTTGGCGTTATGACGCCAAGTATAAAGAAGTTCAAATGAGATTTAAAGACGAAAAGGGTAAAAAGAATAAAAAAGGTAAAAGCAGTAAAAACGGCAAAAAAAGCAAAAAGAAAGAAGCTGAAGAAGACTCAATTAAAATAGAGCAAAAACGTAAATCTACTTTTGAGTAA
- a CDS encoding GTP cyclohydrolase codes for MITIQEAKTKKELTEFIKFPFSLYKDNKYWVPPIIADELETFDKTKNPAFENAEATFYVALINNKIVGRLAAIINWSEVNNQQKKKVRFGWFDVIDDIEVTKALLEKVYELGRKNNLEHVEGPMGFSNLDKVGVLTEGFDEIGTMITWYNHPYYATHFEQLGYVVEKNYDESKFPFANVKPEHFEKANDLVKRRYQLKPLNFKTTKEVMPHVDKMFDLFNESYASLSSFVAITDIQKEYFKKKYISFINPEFIKFVEDKDHNIVAFSIVMPSFSEALQKTKGKLFPFGFLHLLKAKNHSKDMIFYLIGVHPDYQNKAVTAIIFNEYYHTFKEKGIVNCYRTPELSDNVAIHNLWKHFDPVIHKRRATFRKDL; via the coding sequence ATGATTACAATACAAGAAGCAAAGACAAAGAAAGAGTTAACCGAGTTTATAAAATTTCCTTTTTCATTATATAAAGACAATAAATATTGGGTTCCACCAATTATTGCTGATGAATTAGAAACTTTTGACAAAACTAAAAACCCAGCTTTCGAAAATGCAGAAGCTACTTTTTACGTGGCTTTAATAAACAATAAAATCGTAGGTCGCCTTGCTGCCATAATTAACTGGAGTGAAGTTAATAATCAACAAAAAAAGAAAGTCCGTTTTGGTTGGTTTGATGTTATTGATGATATTGAAGTTACCAAAGCTTTACTTGAAAAAGTATATGAATTAGGTCGAAAAAACAATCTTGAACATGTTGAAGGTCCGATGGGATTCTCAAATCTAGATAAAGTTGGTGTTTTAACTGAAGGTTTTGATGAAATAGGAACTATGATTACATGGTACAATCATCCTTATTACGCAACTCATTTTGAACAATTGGGTTATGTAGTAGAAAAAAATTACGATGAAAGTAAATTTCCTTTTGCTAATGTAAAACCTGAACATTTTGAAAAAGCAAATGATTTAGTTAAGAGAAGATACCAATTAAAACCACTTAATTTTAAGACAACCAAAGAGGTTATGCCTCATGTGGATAAAATGTTTGATTTATTTAATGAATCTTATGCTTCTTTATCTTCATTTGTAGCAATAACCGATATCCAAAAAGAGTATTTCAAGAAAAAGTACATTAGCTTTATCAATCCTGAGTTTATAAAATTTGTAGAAGACAAAGACCATAACATTGTTGCTTTTAGCATCGTTATGCCTTCTTTCTCTGAAGCTTTACAGAAAACAAAAGGAAAATTATTTCCATTTGGATTCCTTCATTTGCTTAAAGCAAAAAATCACAGTAAGGATATGATTTTTTACCTTATCGGAGTTCATCCTGACTATCAAAACAAAGCTGTAACTGCGATTATCTTTAATGAGTACTACCATACTTTTAAAGAAAAAGGTATTGTTAATTGCTACAGAACTCCAGAATTATCAGATAATGTGGCCATACATAATTTATGGAAGCATTTTGATCCTGTTATCCACAAACGAAGAGCTACTTTCCGTAAAGATTTATAA